The Anolis carolinensis isolate JA03-04 chromosome 2, rAnoCar3.1.pri, whole genome shotgun sequence genome contains the following window.
CGTTATTGCTCCCAAGAAGGCTCGTGTGATCCAGCAGCAGAAACTAAAGAAGGTAAGCCATTGTCCATTCTAAGAGGCAGACATGAACAGCTCCAAGGAGACTCCTTTTTGTAGCAACTAAGGcggggatccccaaactaaagctCATGGGctgaatgtggccctccaaggtccttttccCAGCCccagccctaaactttagacttagggtcgcccGAAGTCTgaattgatttgaaggcacacaacaacaatcctcattaACTTGACAACCTCATCAGCTAAAATAgggcccatacttcccattgaaatactggtaagtagatgttggttaaaatggttcttcgttttgaatattgtatttcagtttttgcactacaaattggatatgtgcagtgtgcatagaaatttgttcgtgttttttttcaaactataatctgcCCATCCGGCCCCAACAGTTTGAGAGACCgtgtttaaaaggtttgaggacctctgAACGAAGGCTTACTCTTTTTGAACATTCATTTGCTCATGTCCCACTGGTGCAGAATTATTTTTGGCCAATATAAGGTCAATATGCCAGCAGAATACTGTCCTGAGGCCCTGTCATAGTATACAATACCAGTACCATTATTCTGCTTTGACTGCCATAGTTCTATCTTATGGActcctaggagttgcagtttgggttattctctgccaaagagctcaTCTCTAAACTACGAATCCTAGGATACCACAGGATGTAGGTATGGCAATGAAAGAGAAATTACAGTAttataggagcccccaatggtgcagtggattaaaccgctaagctgctgaacttgctaactgaaagatcggcagttcaaatccggggagcggggtgagctctcacttttagccccagcttgtatcaacctagcagttcgaaaacatgcaaatgtgagtggatcaagaGGTAcccctctggtgggaaggtaacggtactccatgcagtcatgccaaccacatgaccttggaggtgtctacagacaacgctggctctttggctttgaactggagatgagcagcataccccagagtcggacacgactggacttaatgtcaggggaaaacctttacctaatgtgaGAGACACTCTGGACGGAGACTGCCTGGCTAAATATCCATGCCCTCATAGCCTACTACacgttttttggttttttttttacctcggaaaacattgctggactgcaactcctagcattcctcatcattggctgTGTCTGCTAGGGCTGATGGCAGTCTCATGCTCTCAGTTAAATGCCCTAAGCAAAGAAGGTACAATATTACACCTGTCCCCCCATGGCATTCATAAGTATCTTCCCATGcaagtcttaggccccttctacactgccatataaaataataataataacaacaacaacacttgggaagtgtttgacttgtgattttgtgatacgaaatccagcatatagatcttgtttgctgtgtcatactatgtctttgtgtcaataataataataataatcaactttatttatttcccaccctatcttcctgaggggactcagagccagTTTCAACAGATatcggcaaatattcaatgccgtgagaagctgaacaaagacaaaaataaccaacccatgaatcccaaaaacaaatccacattacatcaaaaataataacactttatactGCAATGTTactagcaatattatatgtaatatataatatactattatcatattataatacgttattattacattgtactaTAATTACACcacaaggagcccctggtggcgtagtggattaaagccttgtgacttgaaggttgggttgctgatctgaaagctgcgaggttcaaatcccacccagggagagcgcggatgagctccctttatcagctccagttccatgcggggacatgagagaagcctaccacaaggatgataaaaacatcaaaacatcggggcatcccttgggcaacgtccttgcagatggccaattctctcacaccagaagcgacttgcagtttctcaagttgctcctgacacgaaaaaaaaattataccacaatatatataatacactaccagtacattatactattagcgttatataatatattgtatcatatcataagttgtagtatatacaatatattatattacaacattATTCATATTACATACACTCTAACACCACCattacattacaatgttattatttctatatatcattatattgtatatattgaggGGCTCCTGAGTGATGTTGCAGGAGACACAACAAAGCTGTGCCTTCCTGGTTGCCCCCTCTTCACTCTGGCCTCAGAACAGCAGTTCGTGTCGGATAATttggataatccaaattatctgctttgaactggattatatggcagtgtagactcatgtatgctaaacccttgtactagcggtttcttctgaccagttgtacctgttggttaactccttgacatagcctcagagttcaacccagtttaaggctcttcccatgaccttgtagcaccttaacttccttcttgtttacaagttccactcagtgcactttgcccagttcattttatgtttttattgctgtgtttttcatgtgttttataatgattgtgattttttaataccttttaaattttaataccctcctctccttccggaagagcctaaaaacctggctcttccaaaaggcctttgatgattaattgttgtgggtttgatttatctgcccattctacaatagctccatcgttgatgctttgccattattactttgcactttattgtccattttagctgtgaaactacctctccccattttggaatattctgcactttggcctagatctgtgtattagtctcttgtttttaatattttatgctgtatgttgattttaatgactgttttattgatgctgatgtttttattgttgggatatttgttttattgttttgttgttgttattatattgttgtatcgggcaaggccccatgtaagccgcccctagtcccttcggggagatggggcagggtataaaaataaagttgttgttgttgttattattattattattattattattattgtatttgatattactgtatgctggttttatatctgtaagccgccccgagtccctctggggagatggtggcagggtacaaaattaaaattattgttattattattattatataatctagtgcaaagcagataatgtgggttatctgctttgatcatctggattatatggcagagtagaagggtcCTTGGTGGCACATTTGAAAACTGGATCCTCTCTGCTCACTTGTCTTCTCAATAAACCAAGGCACATGTTCTCTCCTCTCTTTCCCcagaatctggaagttgaaatccgTAAGAAAATTGAGCATGACGTAGTCATGAAGGCCAGCGCAAAACTACCAAAGAAACTGAGTGTTCTGAAGACCCCAAAATCGGAAACCTCAAAGGATCAAGGTCACTCCAGCAAGTCATAGCTTGGTGGAGTCAGGGATGATGGGTTACCACTTATGGTGGTGGTTATTGACTTTATCTATGGCAGTCGTCTTGCGAGAAGCTGGGTGGGAGTCTCCAATGTGACATTTCAGTTGATCAGCATAAAGGATTTCCTTTCACAAGAGAAATACATGAACAGCGACTGGCCCTGCTCCTAGATTATAGTAACAGCTGTAGTTTTCAACTCTAACCTCATAATGTACTGTGAGACTCCAATATCCTCATGGGATACGCTCCCAGTCGGACCATGGTTTCCCGAAACCACAAATACAATTGAACTGCATTGTGCAACAGGGTATATACCGTAAATCTAAGACTATCCTTTGTATGTATAAAGTCTATACATAATGCAGCTTACATAATGCAACATACGCAGCTGTATGGTTGTATCTAGGCTTAGTCATGCTGGGACCCAATAAGTCATGCTGGATCAGTGGGACTTAATTTAGGGATGACTAACTAGTCCCATGGATTTCAGTGGATTCAGTCTAAGCATAATGGAGCCTCTTGTCAACCTGTAAGCTTCAGTATCTATATAAGAGGCAGCCACTGTTGAATTAACACAATCTCAGTCTACCATTTAAATATGTTCTTAAGATGTCAGTGAATGGAAGGTCCCAGCATCCCTGGCTAGCAGtggcaaagagtgctgggagttgaagtcaagtGACATTGAGAGAAAAGCACAATTCACCTTAACCTACATTCTGGGACAGGTATGTTTTCAAATTGGAAATTTCAaactaatgtttttttaaaatcttaaattgCTTTCTTCCCACGATTACTGCAAAACCTTGTTTATGAGGAAACAATACTATtgtgttgcattttaaaaaattcaagagATGTATTTTTAATAAAGTGGAGTTGTATCAGCAGTTTTGCTATTTGTTAAAGCTTTACTGCCTGTTAAAGGAGACAAAGATTTATTGGAAAGGtttggaaatgttttgaaatggCGGCAATGTGTCCAGCTTGAGGACTTCCTACATTGGGGAGATCCTATGTTACTGTagtaattattactgttgttgttgttgtttattcattcagttgcttccgattcTTCCTGATCTCATGGACcaatccatgccagagctccctgttggccatggccacctgcagctccttcaaggtcaagccagtcacttcaagaataccatctatccatcttgcacttggtcggcccctcttccttccatttcccgcagcatcattctcttctccgaGCTTTtctgacttctcattatgtggccaaagaacttcatctttgcctctaatatccttccctccagggagcagccaggcattatttcctggaggatggactggttggatcttcttgcggtccagggcactctcagaatttttctcccaacaccacagttcaaaagcatctatcttccttcactcagccttccttattgttgttgttattattattatctttatttataccctgcctttctccttgggaggactcaaggcagctaacaatcacaAACTTtagtcaggtttaaaaaaaacagtacaaaagttaaaaagcaaatagtacagtgtggtaaaaacattttaaaatataataaatgcacttaaaatatcctttaaaacTCACAGTCCTTTCCCCAATCCCACCCACTACCTCCCCAAAGCCTGTAACGTAGGGTAAATAAGTGCCAGCAAAGATGTTCCAGTTGCATTACCTAAGCCATGTACAGTtgcccctccatatccatggattctgcatccagagcttgaaagtattcaaaagaaatatttaaaaggcaaaacatgatttttgctattttatataaggaacagtaTTTTAATACACCatggtatataatgggacttgagcatccacagatgttggtattcatggggggggggggagggtctaGAATCAAACCGCAGCACATACCAAGGGCTCATTATATTGGATAGCatagaagacaccctcccaaaatcccagaacggcttccgcccctctagaggaacagtggacatgatcttcattgcacgacagctccaagaaaaatgcagggaacaaaatcaacccctgtacatggcattcattgaccttgcaaaggcatttgacacagtgaatcacagtgctctctggaccatcctccaaaaaatcggatgccctggcaaatttgtgaacatcctgcggctcctccacgaTGGCataatggcaacagtcttggtcagcaacggctcccaaagtgacccatttaaagtggaatcaggtgtcaagcagggatgtgtcattgcccctaccttattttccatcttcatcgctatgatatttCACCTTGTTAatgagaagcttcccaccggagtggaaatcatctattggacagatgatCGGACAGATCTATTgaatgtttgaggatcgggacatctttAGGGatgccaaggtgcttgtttataaaactattgttcCCATTCCCCCCAACCCTGTTGTATGCCtccgaaacatggacggtctacagacgtcacactcaattcctggaacaattccatcagcgttgcctccggaaaatcctgcaaatctcttggaaagacaggaggACAAACGTCAGCATGCTAGTaggagcaaagaccaccagcattgaagcgatgctcctacgccatcaactccgctggactggccacatccgaatgcctgatcaccatctcccaaagcagttgcccTACTCCCAGCTTAagaacagaaaatgaaatgttggtggatagaaaaagagatttaaagatgcgcttaaagctaaccttaaaagctgtggcatagataccaagaactggaaagccctggtccttgagcactctaactggaggtcagctgtggctagcagtgctgtggaatttgaagagccacaaatggagggtgaaagggagaaacatgccaagaggaaggcgcgtcaagccaaccctgaccgggacccaccttccacctggaaacagttGCCCTCGCTGTGGAAggacatgcgggtcaagaatggggctccacagccacctatgtatccaccgctaagacactacacttggagccAGGCCATCATACTTAAACAATGAGGGGTTACTTAAATAAaagtaagtaccgtatatactcgagtataagccgacccgaatataagccgaggcgcctaaatttaccacaagaaaactgggaaaactcaagtataagccaagagtggtaaatttcagaaataaaatagaaaccaataaaattacattaat
Protein-coding sequences here:
- the c2h19orf53 gene encoding leydig cell tumor 10 kDa protein homolog codes for the protein MAQGKQKFQARKAGPAGKKAAPSAARGPRKGGRVIAPKKARVIQQQKLKKNLEVEIRKKIEHDVVMKASAKLPKKLSVLKTPKSETSKDQGHSSKS